In Microbacterium sp. SLBN-146, one genomic interval encodes:
- a CDS encoding prephenate dehydrogenase, giving the protein MSEPIVASARAATPLAPRVTGTVRIVGAGLLGASIGHALMARGIDVALDDTSPSQLRLAIDYGAGRGARGDDAPSLVVVAVPPDVTADVIQRELAAYPDAVVTDVASVKLEPLNELRSRGVDLTRYIGSHPLAGRERGGAISARADIFIGRPWVVCRDAETSAADLALVEGLALDLGATPLEMSPEEHDRAVALVSHVPQLVASLLAGRFVDAADGSLDLAGQGVRDTTRIAASAPELWVQILGANSAPVVDVLDALAGDLAAVADALRAPDAPGARRTVADTIRRGNEGVERLPGKHGQNRRFEQVVVMVDDTPGQLGRLFGELGELDVNVEDLRLEHSPGAQFGLAEISVDPGVVRRAVDGLESRGWKIASTSND; this is encoded by the coding sequence GTGAGCGAACCGATCGTCGCATCCGCGCGCGCCGCGACCCCGCTCGCGCCGCGCGTGACGGGGACGGTGCGCATCGTCGGCGCGGGACTCCTCGGCGCGAGCATCGGCCACGCACTCATGGCACGGGGCATCGATGTCGCCCTCGACGACACGTCGCCCTCGCAGCTGCGGCTGGCGATCGACTACGGCGCCGGCCGCGGTGCGCGCGGAGACGACGCGCCCTCGCTCGTCGTCGTCGCGGTTCCCCCCGACGTCACCGCGGACGTCATCCAGCGCGAGCTCGCCGCCTACCCGGATGCCGTCGTGACCGATGTCGCGAGCGTCAAGCTCGAGCCGCTCAACGAACTCCGTTCGCGCGGCGTCGATCTGACGCGTTACATCGGATCGCATCCGCTGGCCGGTCGCGAGCGCGGCGGAGCGATCTCCGCGCGTGCCGACATCTTCATCGGACGGCCGTGGGTCGTCTGTCGCGATGCGGAGACGTCCGCCGCCGACCTCGCCCTCGTCGAAGGTCTCGCGCTCGATCTGGGCGCGACGCCCCTCGAGATGTCACCCGAAGAGCATGACCGAGCCGTCGCGCTCGTTTCGCACGTGCCGCAGCTCGTCGCGAGCCTCCTCGCGGGGCGCTTCGTCGATGCCGCGGACGGGTCCTTGGACCTCGCGGGGCAGGGGGTGCGCGACACGACACGGATCGCCGCTTCCGCACCCGAACTGTGGGTGCAGATCCTCGGCGCCAACTCGGCCCCCGTCGTCGATGTCCTCGACGCGCTCGCCGGGGACCTGGCCGCCGTCGCCGACGCTCTCCGTGCGCCCGATGCGCCGGGTGCCCGAAGGACCGTCGCAGACACGATCCGTCGAGGCAACGAGGGTGTCGAACGACTCCCTGGAAAGCACGGACAGAATCGTCGTTTCGAGCAGGTCGTCGTGATGGTCGACGACACGCCCGGGCAGCTGGGCCGTCTGTTCGGTGAGCTCGGTGAGCTCGACGTCAACGTCGAAGACCTGCGTCTGGAGCACTCTCCGGGAGCACAGTTCGGTCTCGCAGAGATCAGTGTCGACCCGGGCGTCGTGCGCCGCGCCGTCGACGGACTGGAATCGCGCGGGTGGAAGATTGCGAGCACGTCGAATGACTGA
- a CDS encoding ParA family protein: protein MAKSGESVAGSTRGTKKVSEGDTLLGPTGRPYQGFPTPPKLDGHGPARIISLCNQKGGVGKTTTTINLAAALAFYGRRVLAVDFDPQGALSAGLGIQTHDIPTIYDLLLDTKRDPADAIVTSRVEGLDVLPANIDLSAAEVHLVNEVARETILARVLRKVSDDYDVILVDCQPSLGLLTVNALTASHGVVIPLECEFFALRGVALLIETIDKVRDRLNPTITLDGVLATMYDPRTLHSREVLERVVDAFGDDVLETVIGRTVKFPDASVSGMPITEFAPEHAAAQAYLRLARELVARGAVA from the coding sequence ATGGCGAAGTCAGGAGAGTCTGTGGCGGGCAGTACGCGGGGCACGAAGAAGGTGTCCGAAGGGGACACGCTCCTCGGTCCCACCGGGCGACCGTACCAGGGCTTCCCGACCCCACCGAAGCTCGACGGGCACGGTCCCGCGCGGATCATCTCGCTCTGCAACCAGAAGGGCGGCGTCGGCAAGACGACGACGACGATCAACCTCGCCGCTGCGCTCGCGTTCTACGGTCGGCGTGTGCTGGCCGTCGACTTCGACCCGCAGGGCGCGCTGTCAGCAGGTCTCGGCATCCAGACGCATGACATCCCCACGATCTACGATCTGCTCCTCGACACGAAGCGCGATCCCGCCGACGCCATCGTCACGAGCCGCGTCGAGGGCCTCGATGTCCTCCCCGCGAACATCGATCTGTCGGCCGCCGAGGTGCACCTCGTCAACGAGGTCGCACGCGAGACGATCCTCGCCCGCGTGCTGCGCAAGGTGTCCGACGACTACGACGTCATCCTGGTCGACTGCCAGCCGTCGCTCGGTCTCCTCACGGTCAACGCTCTGACGGCCAGTCACGGCGTCGTCATTCCGCTGGAGTGCGAGTTCTTCGCGCTTCGCGGGGTGGCTCTCCTCATCGAGACGATCGACAAGGTGCGGGACCGGCTGAACCCCACGATCACTCTCGACGGCGTCCTGGCCACGATGTACGACCCGCGAACCCTCCACTCTCGCGAAGTGCTGGAACGTGTTGTGGATGCCTTCGGCGACGACGTCCTTGAAACGGTCATCGGTCGTACGGTGAAGTTCCCGGACGCGTCGGTGTCGGGCATGCCCATCACGGAGTTCGCGCCGGAACACGCCGCGGCGCAGGCGTACCTGCGTCTCGCGCGGGAACTGGTCGCCCGTGGTGCCGTCGCCTGA
- a CDS encoding pseudouridine synthase: MTDAEGVRLQKVLANAGVASRRVAEQLIVEGRVEVNGAVVTELGSRIDPETDLVAVDGTAVQLDQSKRYVMLNKPTGVVSSMRDDRGKPDLRQFVQDWEERLFNVGRLDAETSGLLVLTNDGDLAHVLAHPSFGVTKVYIAKVDGRVTPQTIARLTRGVELDDGPIVADKARLLDAGADASLVELTLHSGRNRIVRRMMAEVGHPVVELVRRQFGPLHLGTLPVGRVRELTKLERGALLTLSRDTPPVGAAGDQENE; this comes from the coding sequence ATGACGGATGCTGAGGGCGTGCGCCTGCAGAAGGTGCTCGCGAACGCGGGAGTCGCTTCTCGCCGCGTCGCGGAGCAGCTCATCGTCGAGGGTCGTGTCGAGGTCAATGGTGCAGTGGTGACGGAACTCGGTTCGCGCATCGACCCCGAGACCGATCTCGTCGCGGTCGACGGCACTGCCGTGCAATTGGACCAGTCCAAGCGCTACGTCATGTTGAACAAGCCCACGGGGGTCGTCAGCTCGATGCGCGACGATCGCGGGAAACCCGATCTGCGACAGTTCGTCCAGGACTGGGAAGAGCGTCTGTTCAATGTCGGCCGACTGGATGCCGAGACCTCGGGTCTCCTCGTCCTCACCAACGACGGCGACCTCGCGCACGTGCTCGCGCACCCCTCGTTCGGCGTGACGAAGGTGTACATCGCCAAGGTCGACGGCCGAGTGACGCCGCAGACGATCGCGCGGCTCACCCGGGGGGTCGAGCTGGACGACGGACCGATCGTGGCGGATAAGGCGCGACTTCTGGATGCCGGAGCCGATGCGTCGCTCGTGGAGCTGACGCTGCACTCGGGGCGCAACCGCATCGTGCGCCGCATGATGGCCGAGGTCGGCCATCCCGTCGTCGAGCTCGTGCGTCGCCAGTTCGGTCCCCTTCACCTCGGCACCCTCCCCGTGGGGCGGGTGCGTGAGCTGACTAAACTAGAGCGGGGCGCGCTGCTGACGCTGTCGCGCGACACCCCGCCGGTGGGGGCCGCAGGGGACCAGGAGAACGAGTGA
- the recN gene encoding DNA repair protein RecN codes for MIEEMRLRDLGVIAEATLPMGPGFTAITGETGAGKTMVVTGLGLLLGQRADSGAVRAGAAQATVDGVWIVPESGPVADRVRDAGGDVEPVGNGLAELYVGRTVSSEGRGRASVGGRAAPAGVLSELADELVVVHGQSDQLRLKSAAAQRDALDRFGGLSVAEAFASYREAYLRRRAIDDELSALVAERDDRAREAETLRHQLAEIEQAAPVAGEDEELTVRAERLANSEELRFSAAAAHDVLSGDGDQPDAASLLGEARRALERVTDPTLADLAEQVADAGYRVTDIAAALAAYLADLDETGPHELAAVEERRAVLAGLARTHGSLDAAISLLDSGSARLAELDDDGERVERLTREQGVAASAVDAAADALTSSRQDAARRLGEAVTAELRQLAMPDARVEVTVTPGTETASGRDDVAILLAPHPGAQLRPVSRGASGGELSRVMLAIEVVIASVDPVPTFVFDEVDAGIGGAAAIEVGRRLARLARSSQVIAVTHLAQVAAFASNHLSVIKAHDGAVTASDVRVLAGAEREAEMARLLSGMPDSDAALTHARELLELGTELD; via the coding sequence ATGATCGAGGAGATGCGACTGCGCGACCTCGGTGTGATCGCGGAGGCGACTCTCCCCATGGGACCCGGATTCACGGCGATCACGGGCGAGACCGGTGCAGGCAAGACGATGGTCGTCACAGGGCTGGGGCTCCTCCTCGGGCAGCGTGCCGACTCGGGAGCTGTCCGCGCCGGCGCGGCGCAGGCCACGGTCGACGGCGTGTGGATCGTGCCGGAGTCGGGTCCCGTCGCCGACCGCGTGCGAGATGCCGGGGGCGATGTCGAACCAGTCGGCAACGGTCTCGCGGAACTCTACGTCGGCCGCACGGTCTCGAGCGAGGGACGTGGCCGCGCATCGGTCGGTGGGCGGGCAGCCCCCGCCGGGGTGCTGTCCGAACTCGCGGATGAGCTCGTCGTCGTGCACGGACAGTCAGACCAGCTCCGGCTGAAGTCCGCAGCGGCCCAGCGCGACGCGCTCGACAGATTCGGCGGGCTCTCGGTCGCGGAGGCGTTCGCGTCGTACCGCGAGGCCTATCTTCGTCGGCGCGCCATCGACGACGAGCTCTCTGCTCTCGTCGCCGAGCGCGACGATCGAGCGCGCGAGGCCGAGACGCTCCGTCACCAGCTCGCCGAGATCGAGCAGGCAGCACCCGTCGCGGGCGAAGACGAGGAACTGACCGTCAGGGCTGAACGGCTCGCCAACTCTGAAGAGCTGCGCTTCTCCGCGGCCGCCGCGCACGACGTGCTCTCCGGCGACGGCGATCAGCCCGACGCTGCCTCGCTCCTCGGCGAAGCGCGCCGCGCGCTCGAGCGCGTGACAGACCCGACCCTCGCCGACCTCGCCGAGCAGGTCGCCGATGCCGGATACCGCGTCACCGACATCGCGGCGGCACTCGCCGCCTACCTGGCAGACCTGGACGAGACCGGGCCGCACGAGCTGGCAGCCGTGGAGGAGCGTCGCGCCGTCCTCGCAGGACTCGCGCGGACGCACGGCAGCCTCGACGCGGCGATCTCGCTCCTCGACTCGGGATCGGCGCGCCTGGCAGAACTCGACGACGATGGAGAGCGGGTCGAGCGCCTCACGCGTGAGCAGGGGGTGGCGGCATCCGCGGTCGATGCCGCAGCCGACGCTCTCACGTCATCTCGTCAGGACGCCGCGCGCCGACTGGGCGAGGCGGTCACCGCAGAGCTCCGCCAGCTCGCGATGCCCGATGCGCGCGTCGAAGTCACCGTCACACCTGGGACCGAGACGGCCTCGGGGCGCGACGATGTCGCCATCCTCCTCGCTCCGCATCCCGGCGCGCAGCTGCGTCCGGTCTCGCGCGGCGCATCCGGCGGGGAACTGAGTCGCGTGATGCTCGCGATCGAGGTCGTCATCGCGAGCGTCGATCCCGTACCCACGTTCGTCTTCGACGAGGTCGACGCGGGAATCGGGGGAGCGGCCGCGATCGAGGTGGGGCGCCGACTCGCGCGACTCGCCCGGTCATCCCAGGTGATCGCCGTGACGCATCTCGCGCAGGTCGCCGCGTTCGCCTCCAACCATCTGTCGGTCATCAAAGCTCATGACGGGGCGGTCACGGCATCCGATGTCCGCGTCCTCGCGGGGGCGGAACGCGAGGCGGAGATGGCACGGCTGCTGTCGGGCATGCCCGATTCGGATGCCGCGCTCACCCACGCACGCGAGCTCCTCGAGCTCGGCACCGAACTGGACTGA
- the scpB gene encoding SMC-Scp complex subunit ScpB, producing MTDDAAMSRDGEEPDDIVAPRDPASVARRLEAILLIVDEPQSLVSLATAVGAPVAAVRQAVESLVADYDGETGGPRRGFELREVGGGWRLYVRAEHDDLVSEFVNTQSPSRLSQAALETLAVIAYKQPVTRAQVASIRAVNVDSVVRTLLARGLVTELFTDSETGAINYGTTDALLVNLGINSLDELPPISPLLDDGASGFDAEVIR from the coding sequence ATGACCGATGACGCAGCCATGTCCCGAGACGGGGAGGAGCCCGACGACATCGTCGCGCCCCGAGACCCGGCATCCGTCGCGCGCAGGCTCGAGGCGATCCTGCTCATCGTCGACGAGCCGCAGAGCCTCGTGAGCCTCGCGACCGCGGTCGGCGCGCCCGTCGCTGCCGTGCGACAGGCCGTCGAGTCGCTCGTCGCCGATTACGACGGGGAGACGGGCGGCCCTCGTCGCGGCTTCGAGCTGCGCGAAGTCGGCGGAGGATGGCGCTTGTACGTGCGCGCCGAGCATGACGACCTCGTTTCCGAGTTCGTCAACACGCAATCACCGTCACGGCTGTCGCAGGCGGCGCTCGAGACGCTCGCGGTCATCGCCTACAAACAACCCGTGACGCGTGCTCAGGTCGCGTCCATCCGGGCCGTCAACGTCGACTCGGTTGTGCGCACTCTGCTTGCGCGCGGGCTCGTGACGGAACTGTTCACCGACTCCGAGACCGGCGCGATCAACTACGGTACGACAGATGCACTCCTCGTCAATCTCGGTATCAACTCGCTCGACGAGTTGCCTCCCATCTCACCGCTCCTCGACGACGGTGCGTCCGGTTTCGATGCGGAGGTCATCCGATGA
- the cmk gene encoding (d)CMP kinase encodes MSDPVLRPGDVAPDVPGETVIIAIDGPAGSGKSSVSKQAARRLGYGYLDTGAAYRALAWHVLEHGADTSDASAVLDASGDFVLSISLDPDAYSVRVADVDVTEAIRQPRVTDAVSGVARVPAIRESINALFRTLVASCGRPGVVVEGRDITTVVAPDAPVRILLTAAPEVRAARRSAEITGQDATEVAAALHLRDATDAKVVDFLTAAPGVAVVDSTDLDFDETVEAVLAVARRAEGEHDHV; translated from the coding sequence ATGAGTGATCCCGTCCTGCGGCCCGGCGACGTGGCGCCCGATGTCCCTGGGGAGACCGTCATCATCGCGATCGACGGACCCGCCGGCAGCGGCAAGTCGAGCGTCTCCAAGCAGGCTGCGCGCCGCCTCGGCTACGGCTACCTCGATACGGGCGCCGCCTACCGTGCGCTCGCCTGGCACGTCCTCGAGCACGGCGCCGACACGTCGGACGCCTCCGCCGTCCTCGATGCCTCGGGCGATTTCGTGCTGTCGATCTCGCTCGATCCCGACGCGTACAGCGTCCGAGTCGCCGACGTCGATGTCACCGAGGCCATCCGGCAGCCGCGCGTGACCGACGCGGTGAGCGGCGTCGCGCGCGTCCCTGCGATTCGCGAGTCGATCAATGCACTCTTCCGAACGCTCGTCGCTTCGTGCGGACGGCCCGGTGTCGTGGTCGAGGGGCGGGACATCACGACCGTGGTGGCCCCGGACGCACCGGTGCGCATCCTCCTGACCGCGGCCCCCGAGGTGCGAGCCGCGCGCAGAAGCGCGGAGATCACCGGTCAGGATGCCACCGAGGTCGCCGCCGCGCTCCACCTGCGCGACGCGACCGATGCGAAGGTCGTGGATTTCCTCACCGCCGCACCAGGCGTCGCCGTCGTCGATTCGACGGATCTGGACTTCGATGAGACCGTGGAGGCCGTGCTCGCCGTCGCGCGGCGCGCAGAAGGAGAGCACGATCATGTCTGA
- a CDS encoding NUDIX hydrolase gives MTLRDEPVDAEVTASDLVYEGRVWDVRSDTIRYGDHDIVRQYVDHPGAAAVVAIDERGDVLLIQQYRHPIRHRDWEIPAGLLDVEGESPLETARRELAEEADLEAESWDPLVSIFTTPGGNDEVVHLFLAEHLTPVGSAHPREDEEADIRIEWVPLHEVVDGVLAGRLRNGILAVGALAAAERRRSRQD, from the coding sequence GTGACACTTCGCGACGAGCCCGTCGACGCCGAGGTGACGGCGAGCGACCTCGTCTACGAGGGACGTGTCTGGGACGTGCGAAGCGACACCATCCGATACGGCGATCACGACATCGTTCGGCAGTATGTCGATCATCCGGGGGCGGCCGCGGTCGTCGCGATCGACGAGCGCGGAGATGTCCTGCTGATTCAGCAGTATCGGCATCCGATCCGCCACCGTGACTGGGAGATCCCCGCGGGGCTCCTCGACGTCGAAGGGGAATCGCCTCTGGAGACCGCCCGGCGCGAGCTGGCCGAAGAGGCCGACCTCGAGGCGGAATCGTGGGATCCGCTCGTGAGCATCTTCACGACTCCCGGCGGCAACGACGAGGTCGTGCACCTGTTCCTCGCCGAGCACCTCACGCCGGTCGGCTCGGCACACCCTCGCGAGGACGAGGAGGCCGACATCCGTATCGAATGGGTTCCGCTGCACGAGGTCGTCGACGGTGTGCTTGCCGGACGCCTCCGCAACGGCATTCTCGCGGTCGGCGCCCTTGCGGCGGCCGAACGGCGCCGCTCCCGACAGGACTGA
- the xerD gene encoding site-specific tyrosine recombinase XerD: MRLDRAVDAFLRHSSIERGLSEHTLDAYRRDLATYTAWLEERGVVDSGDVTADLVVTFASDRASADPPAAASSLARLQSSVRGLHRYLVREGIEPDDPTGRLRPPKLPQRLPKALTVDQVIKLLDAAGPAPEDAAPGDLIGLRDRALVELLYATGARVSEVIQLDVDDLAHGEVLRVRGKGSKERIVPIGSYARVAVDAYLTRARPELATRGRASPKLFLGARGAALSRQSAWLVIQGAAEKARLTAHVSPHTLRHSFATHLLQGGADVRVVQELLGHASVATTQIYTHVSVDTLRDVYATSHPRAR; this comes from the coding sequence GTGCGGCTCGACCGCGCCGTCGACGCCTTCCTGAGGCACAGTTCGATCGAGCGCGGACTGTCCGAGCACACGCTCGACGCGTACCGTCGCGATCTCGCAACATATACGGCGTGGCTCGAGGAGCGGGGAGTCGTCGATTCGGGAGACGTCACAGCGGACCTCGTGGTGACGTTCGCGAGCGACCGCGCATCCGCTGACCCGCCCGCTGCGGCATCCAGCCTGGCCCGGCTGCAATCGTCGGTGCGGGGACTTCACCGCTACCTCGTGCGAGAGGGCATCGAGCCGGACGATCCGACGGGCCGCCTGCGGCCGCCGAAGCTCCCGCAGCGCCTTCCGAAGGCCCTGACGGTCGATCAGGTCATCAAGCTCCTGGATGCCGCGGGCCCGGCGCCCGAGGACGCAGCCCCAGGCGATCTCATCGGGCTGCGGGATCGCGCACTCGTCGAACTGCTCTACGCGACGGGAGCGCGCGTGTCCGAAGTGATCCAGCTCGACGTCGATGATCTCGCTCACGGTGAGGTGCTGCGCGTACGCGGCAAAGGCTCGAAGGAGCGGATCGTCCCCATCGGGTCGTACGCGCGCGTCGCCGTCGACGCCTACTTGACGCGAGCGCGTCCCGAACTCGCGACGCGAGGGCGGGCGAGCCCGAAGCTCTTCCTCGGCGCACGGGGCGCGGCGCTCTCTCGGCAGAGCGCCTGGCTCGTCATCCAGGGGGCGGCCGAGAAGGCGAGACTGACGGCGCACGTCTCGCCCCACACGCTCCGGCACTCCTTCGCGACGCATCTGCTGCAGGGCGGGGCGGACGTGCGGGTCGTCCAGGAGCTTCTCGGCCATGCCTCCGTCGCCACGACGCAGATCTACACGCACGTTTCCGTCGACACTCTGCGCGACGTCTACGCGACCTCGCATCCGCGCGCGCGCTGA
- a CDS encoding ScpA family protein has protein sequence MVPSPDTSGSEPEDSGAEPGDAVESAGFRVTLGVFDGPFDLLLTLLSKHELDITEVALSTVTSEFLAYLRELGPDEELEQASEFLVVAATLLDMKVAGLLPQGELVDAESVALLEARDLLFARLLQYRAFKEVSGWFATRLVAEDRRHVRAVRLEEKFRRVVPELVWTLTPDDFAALALLAMTPKDIPHVGLDHLHAPLVSIREQAAVVVTLLRSAGSLTFRELVSGVAQQGVVVARFISVLELYRHAALSFEQLEPLGELTLRWTAERWSDENLATLGSDYDR, from the coding sequence GTGGTGCCGTCGCCTGACACGTCAGGGTCGGAGCCCGAGGACTCAGGGGCAGAGCCCGGGGATGCGGTCGAGAGCGCGGGATTCCGTGTCACGCTCGGCGTCTTCGACGGACCTTTCGACCTGCTGCTGACGCTCCTGTCCAAGCACGAGCTCGACATCACCGAGGTCGCACTGTCGACGGTGACGAGCGAGTTCTTGGCCTATCTGCGTGAGTTGGGTCCCGACGAGGAGCTCGAACAGGCCTCCGAGTTCCTCGTCGTCGCGGCGACTCTCCTGGATATGAAGGTGGCCGGCCTGCTGCCGCAGGGTGAGCTCGTGGATGCCGAGTCGGTGGCGCTCCTGGAGGCACGCGATCTGCTGTTCGCGCGGCTCCTCCAGTACCGCGCGTTCAAGGAAGTGTCGGGGTGGTTCGCCACACGTCTCGTGGCCGAAGACCGCCGGCATGTGCGGGCGGTGCGCCTCGAGGAGAAGTTCCGACGCGTCGTGCCCGAGCTCGTCTGGACCCTCACTCCCGACGATTTCGCCGCGCTCGCCCTCCTCGCGATGACGCCCAAGGACATCCCGCATGTCGGGCTCGATCATCTCCACGCGCCGCTCGTCAGCATCCGCGAGCAGGCGGCGGTCGTCGTGACGCTCCTGCGCTCGGCGGGATCGCTCACCTTCCGAGAACTCGTGTCCGGCGTCGCCCAGCAGGGCGTCGTCGTGGCGCGGTTCATCTCCGTGCTCGAGCTGTACCGGCACGCCGCGCTCTCCTTCGAGCAGCTGGAGCCGCTCGGAGAACTCACCCTCCGCTGGACCGCAGAACGATGGTCCGATGAGAACCTCGCCACGTTGGGATCCGACTATGACCGATGA
- a CDS encoding CTP synthase: protein MQTPDADALSAGTTNDTTKHIFVTGGVVSSLGKGLTAASLGNLLTARGLHVVMQKLDPYLNVDPGTMNPFQHGEVFVTDDGAETDLDIGHYERFLDIELSQAANVTTGQIYSQVIARERRGEYLGDTVQVIPHITDEIKRRMRLQADETPKPDVIITEIGGTVGDIESQPFIESARQIRHELGRGNVFFVHVSLVPFMGASGEQKTKPTQHSVAALRSIGIQPDALVLRSDRPVTESNKRKIALMCDVDESAVVNAVDVPSIYDIPTMLNEQGLDDYIVSALGLSRAAAVDWSRWDRVLKAVHNPKHEVTIGLVGKYIDLPDAYLSVTEALKAGGFAQETHVNIRWIPSDECETPEGAERALAPVDGIVIPGGFGIRGIEGKIGALKFAREQGIPTLGICLGLQCIVIEYARHVAGIADASSSEFDPDTTAPVIATMEEQVDIIESGDLGGTMRLGLYPADLAEGSIAADVYGARRAEERHRHRYEVNNRYRDQIAAAGLVFSGLSPDRNLVEYVELPRDVHPYYIATQAHPELRSRPTDANPLFRGLVAAALERHSASELFDVEQVEASA, encoded by the coding sequence ATGCAGACTCCTGACGCTGACGCTCTTTCCGCGGGTACGACCAACGACACCACCAAGCACATCTTCGTGACCGGGGGTGTCGTTTCTTCGTTGGGCAAGGGTCTCACCGCCGCCAGCCTCGGCAATCTGCTCACGGCGCGCGGCCTCCATGTCGTCATGCAGAAGCTCGATCCGTACCTCAACGTCGACCCGGGAACCATGAACCCGTTCCAGCACGGCGAAGTGTTCGTGACGGACGACGGAGCCGAGACCGACCTCGACATCGGTCACTACGAACGGTTCCTCGACATCGAGCTCAGCCAGGCGGCGAACGTCACGACCGGTCAGATCTACTCGCAGGTCATCGCGCGGGAACGCCGGGGCGAGTACCTCGGTGACACCGTGCAGGTCATCCCGCACATCACGGACGAGATCAAGCGCCGGATGCGTCTGCAGGCCGACGAGACTCCCAAGCCGGATGTCATCATCACGGAGATCGGCGGAACGGTCGGCGACATCGAGTCGCAGCCATTCATCGAGTCGGCCCGCCAGATCCGTCATGAGCTCGGTCGCGGGAACGTCTTCTTCGTCCATGTGTCCCTCGTCCCGTTCATGGGTGCGTCGGGCGAACAGAAGACGAAGCCGACGCAGCACTCGGTTGCGGCGCTCCGCTCGATCGGTATCCAGCCGGATGCGCTCGTGCTGCGAAGCGACCGTCCCGTCACGGAATCCAACAAGCGCAAGATCGCCCTCATGTGCGACGTCGACGAGAGCGCGGTCGTGAACGCGGTGGACGTGCCGAGCATCTACGACATCCCCACGATGCTCAACGAGCAGGGGCTCGACGACTACATCGTGAGCGCGCTGGGGCTGTCGCGCGCTGCGGCGGTCGACTGGTCGCGATGGGATCGCGTCCTCAAGGCCGTGCACAACCCCAAGCACGAGGTCACGATCGGACTCGTCGGCAAGTACATCGATCTGCCCGACGCCTACTTGTCGGTCACCGAAGCGCTCAAGGCCGGCGGCTTCGCGCAGGAGACGCACGTCAACATCCGCTGGATCCCGTCGGACGAGTGCGAAACGCCGGAGGGCGCTGAACGCGCCCTCGCGCCTGTCGACGGCATCGTGATCCCCGGCGGATTCGGCATCCGCGGAATCGAGGGCAAGATCGGCGCGCTGAAGTTCGCCCGCGAGCAGGGCATCCCGACCCTCGGGATCTGCCTGGGCCTCCAGTGCATCGTGATCGAGTATGCGCGCCACGTGGCAGGCATCGCCGACGCGTCGTCGAGCGAGTTCGATCCCGACACGACCGCACCCGTCATCGCGACGATGGAGGAGCAGGTCGACATCATCGAGTCGGGCGACCTGGGCGGAACGATGCGCCTCGGGCTCTATCCGGCCGATCTCGCGGAAGGCTCGATCGCCGCCGACGTCTATGGCGCGCGCCGTGCCGAGGAGCGCCACCGGCACCGGTACGAGGTCAACAACCGCTATCGCGACCAGATCGCCGCGGCGGGGCTCGTCTTCTCGGGGCTCTCGCCCGACCGCAACCTCGTCGAGTACGTCGAGTTGCCGCGTGACGTGCACCCGTACTACATCGCGACGCAGGCGCACCCCGAACTGCGCTCCCGGCCGACGGACGCCAACCCTCTCTTCCGAGGACTCGTTGCGGCGGCGCTCGAGCGGCACAGCGCGAGCGAGCTGTTCGACGTCGAGCAGGTGGAGGCATCGGCGTGA